The Clarias gariepinus isolate MV-2021 ecotype Netherlands chromosome 28, CGAR_prim_01v2, whole genome shotgun sequence DNA window AGATTTTATGGACAACTGACATGAGAACCCTCTTAGCATGTGCATTATTTGTTTGGTGCTCGTTTGGCAAGTGAAGCGGCCACACGGTTTTAGGCCTCCACAATCCCAAACCACATTTTAGGCCTgcactgttattgttatttaatttagacttattttatttattaagactTGTTAATGTTAGTGTGTTACAGACTGAGTGCATGGATATGAAATATATGTTCATATTATATGTTAACGTTGTGTAGGTAATGAGTTGTGTGTGAAACCTGAGTTGccagtgatttcttttttttttttttttgaccaaagTATATCTTAATATATAACACCAACAGATTTCTTTAGATATAAACAGTATATCCAGTGACTGTTTGTTTATTGGGGTTAACCACAGCAGATCATATAGCTACTATTGAGTTTGGTACAAATTAAAACAGCATATTCTTAGTGGGTGGAAAATGATCAATATAATCCTACTAAGTGGAGGCACCATCACTTCTCTTATATATTGTAGTGTATTCAAAAGTATAGAAGCAATTATGTTTGCCTGTTAACAGTAACCAAGTAAGCACAGTTAAATTAGAACTACTGTTCTGAATGTTCTTTGCAAATAAAGGTGATATCGACATTAATTAGTTAGTAAACtagtaaccagtgtaaggattTATCCAATGCCGAGtaactgtaaactgtaaaatctgaataagagcatctgctaaatgtacagtggtgtgaaaaactagttgcccccttcctgatttcttattcttttgcatgtttgtcacacttaaatgtttctgctcatcaaaaaccgttaactattagtcaaagataacataattaaacacaaaatgcagtttttaaatgaaggtttacgttattaagggagaaaaaaaactccaaatctacatgctctgtgtgaaaaagtgattgcccccccttgttaaaaaattacttaactgtggtttatcacacctgagttcaatttctgtagtcacccccaggaggcctgattactgccacacctgtttcaatcaagtaatcacttaaataggagctacctgacacagagaagtagaccaaaagcacctcaaaagctagacagcatgccaagatccaaagaaattcaggaacaaatgagaaaaaaagtaattgagatctatcagtctggtaaaggttataaagccattttctaaagctttgggacttcagcgaaccacagtgagagccattatccacaaatggcaaaaacatggaacagtggtaaacgttcccaggagtggccggccgaccaaaattaccccaagagcacagagacaactcatccgagaggccacaaaagaccctaagacaacatctaaagaattGCAGGCCTCAAAAattcacttgcctcaattaaggtcagtgttcacgactccaccataagaaagagacagggcaaaaacggcctgcatggcagatttccaaggtgcaaaccacttttaagcaaaaagaacagtaaggctcatctcaattttgctaaaaaacatgtGGGCCAACGAGacaaaagtagaactttttgaaaggtgcgtgtcctgttacatctggcataaaagttCAAAGGATTTTCAgcactgcagaaaaaaaacatcataccaacagtaaaatatggtggtggtagtgtgatggtctggggttgttttgctgctttaggacctggaaggcttgctgtgatagatggaaccatgaattctactttctaccaaaaaatcctgaaggagaatgtccggccatctgttcgtcaactcaagctgaagcgatcttgggtgctgcagcaggacaatgacccaaaacacaccagcaaatccacctctgaatggctgaagaaaaacaaaatgaagactttggagtggcctagtcaaagtcctgacctgaatcctattgagatgttgtggcatgaccttaaaaaggcggttcatgctagaaaaccctcaaataaagctgaattacaacaattctgcaaagatgagtgggccaaaattcctccaaagcgctgtaaaagacttgttgcaagttatcgcaaacacttgattgcagttattgctgctaagggtggcccaaccagttattgggtttagggggcaattactttttcacacagggccatgtacagtaggtttggatttttttctccctaaataataaaaaacatcatttaaaaactgcattttgtgtttacttgtgttatctttgactaatagttaattgtgtttgatgatcagaaacattttgtgtgagaaacatgcaaaagaatgagaaatcaggaagggggcaaatagtttttcacaccactgtaaatgcTAATCACTACATCACTGTGCCACCCTCACTGCGTCAGTGAGGGGTAAAATAATTGTTGCAGCAGTAAAATTATCAATCACTGTAGCTGCTATACAATTAAAGATTCTGCTTATTTAAAGCTGAACCTCGACTTCTTTTGTGGGACCAGGTagtgtatatttgtatttaccTACAGGTGAAAATACTATTATAGTATattaataactatatataatataactataataatattttatggtcCAGTGAAATGACAAGGTTATAGTATCTATTAGAGAAGATGTTTCGATTAACAATATgtggtaaaaagaaaatatatttgggTAAAACATGTACATTATTTAGTTATGTTAAttcatctctttttttaatgtttttcagatGTACCACTGCGCAGATTGTGGAAAGGGTTTTACCCGAAATAATTCTCTCAAGAtgcaccagcgcattcacacaggagagaggccGTATCACTGTaaacagtgtgggaagagttttacccaAAACATTCATCTCCAaaaacaccagcgcattcacacaggagagaggccATATCACTGtgaacagtgtgggaagagttttgcGCAAGACAGTCATCTCCAAATACACCAGCGCCTTCACACAGGAGACAGGCCGTATCACTGtgaacagtgtgggaagagttgtACTACTCCGACTAATCTCAAGTGGcaccagcacattcacacaggaggAAAGCCGTATCACTGTgaacagtgtggaaagagttttacccAAGACAGTCATCTGCAAATACACCAGCGCATCCACACAGGAGAGAGGCCGTATCACTGTGGAGAGTGTGAGAAGAGTTTTACTTCTCATACTGGTCTCAAGCAGCACCAGCGctttcacacaggagagaggccGTATCACTGTCAACAGTGTGGAAAAAGTTTTACTTCTCATACTGGTCTCAAGCTGCAcgagcgcattcacacaggagagaggccGTATCACTGTGCAGATTGTGGAAAGGGTTTTACCCAAAATAGTGCTCTCAAAAgtcaccagcgcattcacacaggagagaggccGTATCACTGTAAGCAGTGTGGTAAGAGTTTTACTTCACAGACTGGTCTCAAGCAGCacaagcgcattcacacaggagagacgCTGCATCACTAtgaacagtgtgggaagagttttacttcTGAGACTGGTCTCAAGCAGCACCAGCGCATTCACGCAGAAGAGAGGCCGTACCACTGTGCAGattgtggaaagagttttacccAAAATAGTTTTCTCAAAAttcaccagcgcattcacacaggagagaggccGTATCACTGtgaacagtgtgggaagagtttttatTCTCAGAATATTTTCAAGCggcaccagcgcattcacacaggagagaggccGTACCACTGTGCAGATTGCGGAAAGGGTTTTACCCGAAATAGTTCTCTCAAAAttcaccagcgcattcacacaggagaaaagCCGTATCACTGTaaacagtgtgggaagagtttttatTCTCCGACTACTCTCAAGCAGCACCAGtgtattcacacaggagagacgCCGTATCACTGtgcacagtgtggaaagagttttacccAAGACAGTCATCTCCAaatacaccagcgcattcacacaggagagaggccGTATCACTGTGGAGAGTGTAAGAAGAGTTTTACTTCTCAGACTGGTCTCAAGCggcaccagcgcattcacacaggagagaggccGTATCACTGtgaacagtgtgggaagagttttacccaAGACTGTCATCTCCAaatacaccagcgcattcacacaggagagaggccGTATCACTGTGCAGATTGTGGAAAGCGTTTTACCCAAAATAGTTCTCTCAAAActcaccagcgcattcacacagaaAAGCCGTATCACTGTaaacagtgtgggaagagttttaattCTCCGACTACTCTCAAGCACCACCAgtgcattcacacaggagagaggccGTAACACTGTAAAcaatgtgggaagagttttacccaAGACAGTCATCTCCAAATACACCACAGGAGAAAGGCGGCATCACTGTGAACAGTGTGGGAATGGGGTTTTAGTGACTGCAGTACCTTCAAGGACCTTCAGCAGGGTCATGCAGGACAGCAGCCATATCACTGTGGACATAGGGGACAGAGTTATACTTATTTGAGATCATTTAGAAAGCACAAGAACTCTAAGATAAATTCATCAGATCTTGATGTGAATAAGTCAAGCTAAA harbors:
- the LOC128515963 gene encoding zinc finger protein 850-like gives rise to the protein MKPRRSSLGKSPHTFADTGSKMYHCADCGKGFTRNNSLKMHQRIHTGERPYHCKQCGKSFTQNIHLQKHQRIHTGERPYHCEQCGKSFAQDSHLQIHQRLHTGDRPYHCEQCGKSCTTPTNLKWHQHIHTGGKPYHCEQCGKSFTQDSHLQIHQRIHTGERPYHCGECEKSFTSHTGLKQHQRFHTGERPYHCQQCGKSFTSHTGLKLHERIHTGERPYHCADCGKGFTQNSALKSHQRIHTGERPYHCKQCGKSFTSQTGLKQHKRIHTGETLHHYEQCGKSFTSETGLKQHQRIHAEERPYHCADCGKSFTQNSFLKIHQRIHTGERPYHCEQCGKSFYSQNIFKRHQRIHTGERPYHCADCGKGFTRNSSLKIHQRIHTGEKPYHCKQCGKSFYSPTTLKQHQCIHTGETPYHCAQCGKSFTQDSHLQIHQRIHTGERPYHCGECKKSFTSQTGLKRHQRIHTGERPYHCEQCGKSFTQDCHLQIHQRIHTGERPYHCADCGKRFTQNSSLKTHQRIHTEKPYHCKQCGKSFNSPTTLKHHQCIHTGERP